DNA sequence from the Corynebacterium freneyi genome:
GCCGAAGGAGTCCTTGTACCACCGGCCGTCCGCGTCGACCTTCAGGTCGCCCGGCGATTCGTGGGTGCCGGCGAACCAGGAGCCGACCATGACGTTCGACGCTCCCGCGGCCAGCGCCAGGGCGACGTCGCGGGGATGGCGCACGCCGCCGTCGGCCCACACGTGGGCGCCGAGTTCCTTCGCCGCCGCCGCGCATTCGAGCACGGCGGAAAACTGCGGCCGTCCGACGCCGGTCTGCATGCGGGTGGTGCACATCGCGCCCGGGCCAACGCCGACTTTGATGATGTCCGCGCCCGCCTCCACCAGGTCGCGCACGCCGGCGGCGGTGACCACGTTGCCCGCCACGACGGGCACGCCCGGTTCCAGCGCCCGCACGCGGCGCAGCGCCTCGATCATCGTTTCCTGGTGGCCGTGTGCGGTGTCGATGACCAGGGTGTCCGCGCCGGCGTCGAGCAGAGCGCGGGCCCGTCCCTCCACGTCGCCGTTGATGCCGACGGCCGCACCGACCCGCAGCCGACCTTCATCGTCGACGGCGGGACGGTACACGGTGGCGCGCAGTGCACCGCGCCGGGTGAGGATGCCCGCAAGCCTGCCGGCGGAATCGACGACGGGCGCGAGCTTCCGGCTGGCCTCGACCAACCGGTCGAAGGCCTCCTCCGGGGCGACGTCGTCAGGCAGGGTGAGCAGGTTGCCGCTCATGAGCGTGCCCACCTGCGCGAAATTGTCGGCCCCCCGCAGATCCTTTTCGGTGATCATGCCCACGGGCACGTCGCCGTCGACGACGACCGCCGCCCCATGCGCCCGCTTGGGCAGCAGATTCCGGGCATACCCGACGGTGTGGTGCGGTTTGATCGTGATGGGCGTTTCGAAGATGAGGTGCGCCGACTTCACCGTCCGGATGGTCTCCGCGGCGATGTCGGCCGGCACGTCCTGCGGCAGGATGGCCATGCCGCCGCGACGGGCGATGGTTTCCGCCATGCGTCGCCCCGACACCGCCGTCATGTTCGCCACGACCAGCGGAATCGTGGTGCCCGTGCCGTCGGAGGTCGACAGGTCGACGGACATGCGCGACCCGACGGCCGAGCGCGACGGAACCATGAACACGTCGTCGTAGGTCAGCTCGTACGGGGGTTTCGCGTCATCGAGGAATCGCATGCCCACCAGGGTAGGCGCAGCCACCGCATTCGGCGTTCCAACCGGGAACCGTCGCAGAGCCCGCCGGGCACCCCACGGTGCGCACCCATGACATTTGTCATGGGCGAAACCGGCCTCATCGCACTTCCGGCGGCGTCCCCGAAGACGGACGATGAGGTCATGAACACACGACTGGCACTCGAAGTCCGGGGCGCGGCGAAACGATTCGGCCCCGTCACGGCGGTCGACGACGTGTCCTTCACGGTCCCGGTGGGCGAGGTCGTCGCCCTGCTCGGACCGAACGGGGCGGGCAAGACCACGCTGTTGGACATGATCCTCGGCTTTACGACGCCCGATGCGGGATCCATCGAGGTGCTGGGCGGATCCCCCGCGTCGTCGGCCCGACGCGGGGAGGTGGGCGCGATGCTCCAGTCCGGTGGGTTGCTCAAGGATCTCACCGTGGCCGAGACGCTGCGAATGCTCGCCGTGTGCCATGAGAGCACCCTCGACGTCGACGGCGTCATCGAGAGCGCGGGCCTCACGGATTTCGCCGACCGCAAGGTCGGGGCATGCTCCGGTGGCCAGGTGCAGCGGCTGCGGTTCGCCGCCGCGCTGCTGCCGGACCCGGAGCTGCTCATCCTCGACGAGCCGACCGCGGGAATGGATGCCACTGCCCGACGCGAATTCTGGCGCACCATGCACGCCGAGGCCGCAGGCGGCCGCACCATCGTGTTCGCCACGCATTACCTGGCGGAAGCCGACGACTTCGCCGACCGGCTGATCCTCATCCGCGACGGCGCGATCGTCGTCGACGGCCGCCTCGACGAGCTGGTCCGCAACGGAGACAGGACGGTCACCGGGACGTGGATCGCCGCGGAGTCCCCGGTGGAGGTGGCGCGTGCCCTCGGTCTCGACCCCGACGCGGTCACCGTCGACGACGACTCCGTGGCGTTCACCGTCCCCGACGGCGACGCCCTGGCGCTGCACTTGTTGTCCGGGGGGATGATCCGCGACATCGAAGTCCATGCGAGGACCGTCGAGAAGCTGTTTTTCGAACTCACCGGCGCCGATGCCGGGGATGGGAGCCTGACATGAGCGCGAACATCGTCCTCCGGTACACGGGGAAGGAACTGCGTCGGACGCTGCGGATGTGGGACGCGACGTTCTTCATCATCGTCCTGCCCGCCGCCCTGTTCCTCATGTTCGGCTCGCGCGGCGACGCCGTCGATTTGGTCGCGGGGTCCGGCAACATCTCCGCCTTCGTCATGACGTCGATGTCCGTGTACGGCGCCGCCATGGCCACGACGACGCTGGCGGGGATGACCGCCGTTGAACGTGATGCAGGCTGGGGCCGACAGTTGGCCCTGACGTCGTTGAGCACCGGCGGCTACTACGTCGCGAAGGTGCTGGTCTCGTTGGCCGTCGCGATGTTGCCGATCCTGACCAACCATGCCCTCGGCGCCGCCGTCGGGGCTTCCTTCGACGAAGCGTGGATGTGGCCCGCCTCCATCGCGCTCAGCTTGGTCGTCGCCCTGCCGTTCGCTCTCTACGGCCTGGCCGTGGCCATGCTCTTCCGGTCCGAAGCCGCCGTGTCCGCCGCGTCCGGCATGCTCGTGGTGTTCTCCTTCTTCGGCACGCTGTTCATGCCGCTCGACGGCGTCATGCTCGACATCGCGAAGTGGACGCCGATGTACGGCGCCGCGACGGTGGCGCGCTGGCCGCAGTTGGAGGGCCTCATCGCCCCGGCGACCGAAGGTGCCATGCCGGGCCAGGAATCCATGGGTCTGGCCGTGGCCAACATCGCCGCCTGGACGGTGATCTTCCTGGTCATCTGCGTCATCGCCGGACGCAACCGCAACCGGCGCTGACGGTCGCGCCGGACCCGGGCGTCCGAGGCCGGCGACGTTCCCGCCCGGCCCCGGTCCCGGACACGACTTACTCTGGTCGGAGAACACCACCGACCCCGGCCGACCCGCACATCCGACCCGACCATCCGACCCGGCCCACGACCCCGGCCACACCATCAATGCCCCGTCCCCAAGACCGCCCGCGAACCCGGAGGATTTCCGTGTCCCGTCCCGGATGGCAGCCGCCCGAAGAGCTCGACGCCAATGAGCGCCGCTTCACGCTGCTGTTCTCCGGTGTGTGGCTGATCTTCCTCGGATGGCCGATCTACGAGGTGCTCACCTCCCCCGGCAACGGCCCCGCCTCCCGCACGATCGGCGTCATCCTCATCGCCGTCTTCGCCGTCACGTACCTGGTGTGGTTCTCCTGGCCGCGCCCCGTGAAGTCGATTCCCCTCGTCGCGAACACGCTGCTGCAGACGATGATCCTGGCGGTCCTGATCACCGCCGTCGTCCCGTTCGCGGGCCCCACCGTGGCGGGCATGGTCCCCTACGTCATGGCGTTGTGGATGTTCAATCACCGCGTCGTGCTCGGCCTCCCGGCGGCGTTCCTCGTGGGAGCCCTCGGATCCGCGGCGGTGGCGGTGATCGCCGGCCCCCAGTTCGCCTTCGGTTTCCTCACCCCGATCATCTTCACGGCGGGGATCATCACCATGTTCCGGCTGGCGTTCGAGCACTCCGAGATCGAGCGCGAGTTCTCCGAGCGCGTCGCGCTGGCCGAGCAGCGCGAGGAACTCGCGCGCACCGTCCACGACGCACTCGGTCATTCGCTGACCTCCATCACCGTGCAGGCCCAGCTGGCCAAACGATTGGTCGCCGCCGATCCGGCGGCCGCCGAACGCCAACTCGACGGCATCCTCGCCACCGCCCGCGATTCCCTCCGCGACGTCCGGTCGACCGTGGAATTCCTCGACGCGCCGGGCCTCGACGAACAGCTCGACCACGCCCGGACCACGCTGACCGCGGCCGGCATCGAACCCGAGATCCCGCACCGGGACGACGTCCCCGACCTCGATCCCGCCGACCGCCGCCTGTTCTCGTGGTGCCTGCGCGAGGCAATCACCAACGTGGTCAGGCATTCCGGCGCGACGCACTGCGGCGTCGAGATCATCGTCGGCTCCGGCGGACACGATGATCGCGTGGGGGCCGGGGACGCTCCGAAGAGCCGCGACGGCGAAGCGCACTCCGGCGCTATCCTCCGGATCACCGACGACGGCGTCGGCATTGACGGGGGAATGGACGGCGACGCGGTCACCCGCGGCACGGGCCTGCGCGGGCTGTCCCGACGAGCCGAGCGCGCCAACGCCACCCTGGTCCTGTCCGACGCCGACACCGGAGACCCCGATCGCCCCGGAACGATTCTCGAGGTGCGCACATGACCACCGCCGATCCCGCCGCGGGCAACCCCACCGGTGGCACCGCCCCCATCCGCCTCCTCGTCGCCGACGACCAGGAACTCGTCCGGGCGGGCCTGGCCCTGCTGCTCGACATGGAGCCGGATCTGGAGGTCGTGGTCCAACTGTCCGACGGCGCCGACGCGGCGCGGGCGGTCGCCGAGCATCGCGTCGACGTGGCGATCCTCGACATCGAAATGCACTACGACGGCATCCGCGCCACGGCCGACATCACGGCGCTCAATCGGCGCCGGGCCTGCGGCTCCGCGCCCGACGAAACCGGCGCAGGCACCGAAACCGGGGCGGGCACGAACGGCCACTGCGGCGTCCTCATCGTCACCACCTTCGGGCGCACCGGGTACCTGCAGCGGGCGATGGCGGCGGGCGCGTCGGGGTTCATGGTCAAGGACACCCCCGCCGAAACGCTCGCCCAGGCGGTCCGCACCATCCACGCAGGTGGACGCGCCGTCGACCCGGCGCTGGCCGCCGAGGCCCTGGCCGCCGGCCCCAATCCCCTCACGGCCCGGGAGGCGGAGGTCCTCGACGCCGCAGGGGACGGCGCATCGGTCCGCGACATCGCCGCCCGGCTGCACCTGGCCACCGGAACCGTGCGCAATCATCTCTCGTCGGCCATCGCGAAAACGGGCACCGCCAACCGAATGGAGGCCAATCGCACCGCGCAGGCCAACGGCTGGTTGTAGCCCCGCCGCACGCGGCGCTACTCGCCCGAACCGCCGACCGCCGTTTTCGTCAGCCGTACGGACACGATCCGAGTGCCCTCCACCACGGCCGCCTCCAACCGGTAGAACACGCCGTCGGAGATGTCGTCGTCGGCGACGTCCTCGGTGCACTCGTGGGGGATCTGCACCACGTCCCCGGTGCGGCCCATCCGCCCCAGCCGTGCGAGCATCCATCCCGCGACCGTCTCGTACGGCCCTTCGGGCAGGTGGATACCGGTGCGGGCGGCGAAGTCCTGCAGGTTCGTCGCACCGTCGAGGATCCGGCTTTCATGCAGCCCCAACGACGTGCGGCGTTCCTCGTCGTCGTACTCGTCCCAGATTTCGCCGACGAGCTCTTCGATGAGGTCCTCCAGGGTCACCATGCCGTCGGTGCCGCCGTACTCGTCGACGACGATGGCGATGTGCTCGCCCGACTGCCGCATGCGACGCAGCGCCGCCGGCAATCCCAGCGAGCTGGGCAGGTGGGGAATGTTCCGGCAAATCGACGGAAGCGGT
Encoded proteins:
- a CDS encoding GuaB1 family IMP dehydrogenase-related protein; translated protein: MRFLDDAKPPYELTYDDVFMVPSRSAVGSRMSVDLSTSDGTGTTIPLVVANMTAVSGRRMAETIARRGGMAILPQDVPADIAAETIRTVKSAHLIFETPITIKPHHTVGYARNLLPKRAHGAAVVVDGDVPVGMITEKDLRGADNFAQVGTLMSGNLLTLPDDVAPEEAFDRLVEASRKLAPVVDSAGRLAGILTRRGALRATVYRPAVDDEGRLRVGAAVGINGDVEGRARALLDAGADTLVIDTAHGHQETMIEALRRVRALEPGVPVVAGNVVTAAGVRDLVEAGADIIKVGVGPGAMCTTRMQTGVGRPQFSAVLECAAAAKELGAHVWADGGVRHPRDVALALAAGASNVMVGSWFAGTHESPGDLKVDADGRWYKDSFGMASNRAVESRNARIGAFERARRAMFEEGISSARIRLEPGRGGVEDLVDRIVSGVRSSFTYAGAADIPSFAERAIVGVQSAAGFAEGEPRPGVR
- a CDS encoding ABC transporter ATP-binding protein — its product is MTFVMGETGLIALPAASPKTDDEVMNTRLALEVRGAAKRFGPVTAVDDVSFTVPVGEVVALLGPNGAGKTTLLDMILGFTTPDAGSIEVLGGSPASSARRGEVGAMLQSGGLLKDLTVAETLRMLAVCHESTLDVDGVIESAGLTDFADRKVGACSGGQVQRLRFAAALLPDPELLILDEPTAGMDATARREFWRTMHAEAAGGRTIVFATHYLAEADDFADRLILIRDGAIVVDGRLDELVRNGDRTVTGTWIAAESPVEVARALGLDPDAVTVDDDSVAFTVPDGDALALHLLSGGMIRDIEVHARTVEKLFFELTGADAGDGSLT
- a CDS encoding ABC transporter permease; the encoded protein is MSANIVLRYTGKELRRTLRMWDATFFIIVLPAALFLMFGSRGDAVDLVAGSGNISAFVMTSMSVYGAAMATTTLAGMTAVERDAGWGRQLALTSLSTGGYYVAKVLVSLAVAMLPILTNHALGAAVGASFDEAWMWPASIALSLVVALPFALYGLAVAMLFRSEAAVSAASGMLVVFSFFGTLFMPLDGVMLDIAKWTPMYGAATVARWPQLEGLIAPATEGAMPGQESMGLAVANIAAWTVIFLVICVIAGRNRNRR
- a CDS encoding sensor histidine kinase — translated: MSRPGWQPPEELDANERRFTLLFSGVWLIFLGWPIYEVLTSPGNGPASRTIGVILIAVFAVTYLVWFSWPRPVKSIPLVANTLLQTMILAVLITAVVPFAGPTVAGMVPYVMALWMFNHRVVLGLPAAFLVGALGSAAVAVIAGPQFAFGFLTPIIFTAGIITMFRLAFEHSEIEREFSERVALAEQREELARTVHDALGHSLTSITVQAQLAKRLVAADPAAAERQLDGILATARDSLRDVRSTVEFLDAPGLDEQLDHARTTLTAAGIEPEIPHRDDVPDLDPADRRLFSWCLREAITNVVRHSGATHCGVEIIVGSGGHDDRVGAGDAPKSRDGEAHSGAILRITDDGVGIDGGMDGDAVTRGTGLRGLSRRAERANATLVLSDADTGDPDRPGTILEVRT
- a CDS encoding response regulator transcription factor produces the protein MTTADPAAGNPTGGTAPIRLLVADDQELVRAGLALLLDMEPDLEVVVQLSDGADAARAVAEHRVDVAILDIEMHYDGIRATADITALNRRRACGSAPDETGAGTETGAGTNGHCGVLIVTTFGRTGYLQRAMAAGASGFMVKDTPAETLAQAVRTIHAGGRAVDPALAAEALAAGPNPLTAREAEVLDAAGDGASVRDIAARLHLATGTVRNHLSSAIAKTGTANRMEANRTAQANGWL